The following proteins come from a genomic window of Neoarius graeffei isolate fNeoGra1 chromosome 26, fNeoGra1.pri, whole genome shotgun sequence:
- the igfbp6a gene encoding insulin-like growth factor-binding protein 6a: MAALRDLLMLLITVQLHLSTTSSLSPHTGVRKSGGLGKRQGAVSQSLEEGTSVLALGDACGVYTQACGRGLRCFPPEGDQSPLQSLLQGRGACRSIKVSIQRTTTSGSQAPVNESLEKGPCRKLLMSLLQKLELTVIQTDRNIYIPNCDKNGFFKRKQCMSSRGMQRGQCWCVDEKGHKLPSRGRDGAVPCSA; this comes from the exons ATGGCTGCTCTGCGTGATCTCCTGATGCTCCTGATCACAGTCCAGCTCCACCTGTCCAccacttcctctctctctcctcacaccGGCGTCAGAAAGAGCGGCGGCTTGGGGAAGCGCCAGGGGGCTGTGTCTCAATCCCTGGAGGAGGGCACTTCGGTGCTGGCACTAGGGGACGCCTGTGGAGTGTACACTCAGGCGTGCGGACGCGGCCTTCGCTGCTTTCCTCCAGAGGGAGACCAAAGCCCGCTGCAGTCTCTGCTTCAGGGGAGAGGAGCGTGCAGGAGCATCAAAGTCAGCATCCAGAGGACGACGACGTCAG GCTCTCAGGCTCCAGTGAATGAAAGTTTGGAGAAG GGCCCTTGCCGGAAACTTCTGATGTCGCTGCTCCAGAAACTTGAACTCACCGTCATCCAGACAGATCGAAACATCTACATCCCCAACTGTGACAAGAATGGATTCTTCAAGAGgaaacag TGTATGTCGTCTCGTGGGATGCAGcgtggtcagtgctggtgtgtcgACGAGAAAGGACACAAGCTCCCGTCCCGGGGCAGAGACGGTGCCGTCCCCTGCAGCGCCTGA